The genomic stretch cctccatgaatttatccagttctcttttaaaccctccgatagtcctagccttcacaacctccgcaggcaaggagttccacaggttgactgtgcgcggagtgaagaagaacttccttttatttgttttaaacctgctgcccgttcatttcatttggtggcccctagttcttctattatgggaacaagtaaataacttttccttcttcactttctccacacccctcatgattttatagacctctatcctattcCCCCttcgtctcctcttttccaaactgaaaagttgtGGCCTCTTTATCTCTCCTCAGaggggacccgttccaaaccctaATTGTTTTAGTTGCCctgttctgaaccttttccaatggcTACTGTTTCAGGGGGTtggttttgctgaactggggccccCGTAGCTGAGAAATTCGGCTCCCTTAGCCTCTCCCAGGAGGGGGCCCGcagtgccccccagcctgggacgTTGGCTGGCGCTTGAGCGGGTCGCGGCGGGCCCCGGGTAGCGTCTCGCCTGCCCCCGAGAGTCCAAGCCCGGTTCGCTGGCCCGTTTGTTGCGGCGAAGCCAGCAGCCTGTGCAGGGCAAGTGGCGCCAGCGGGGCCCGGGGTCTCTCGCTGCCTGGCGGCCTCTCGGCCCCCCTCGCCCGCGGGGGCTTTGCGGGGGAGCCTGGGGAAGCCGAGGGGGGCTTGAGCCTGGGGAGCCGGGAGACCGGGGGGCGGGgaagccggcggggggggggggggaaagggccGTGAACCCcacggggccgggccgggggctgaGGGGTTGGTCGTGCCAGGGCCGGCCCCGTCCCGAGCGCCGGGGGCTccaaggggcggggcggggcagagcgggcgggggggggtccctgTCTCcgcctcactgccccccccccgacagctgggagcagggggtggctgcTATTGGCTGCGCAGGTCACGTGCGCCCTCCCCCGCCCGGAATGGGGCGAGCTGGCGGAGTTTGATACAAAGTTGCTGCCACGCGCCGGCGGCGGGACCCTCCGGGAGCCCGAGCCGCCCCCCCGCCGGCGCCGCGCCCCCGCCAGCCCGGAGCAGGTCAGTGAGGCCGCGGGGAGCGGAGACCCGGGGGGCTGAGGTTGGGGTGTCGCAGGTCCCACTGGTGCCATCGCCCCGTTCCCAGGGCAGCCcccttctggcctggccaggggcgCGGCGGGGGCGCTGGTGCTCGGAGAGGACCCAGGGGGGTTGGGTGCCTTCACCGGCGGGTGCAGGATAGTCTGGGCGAGTGGCTGAGCCCGAGCTGGGTGGGCCCTGGCATGCAGCCCAATGGGGTGAGCATGGGGGATCTGCGCCTGCAGGCCTGGTGCTCTCAGCCTGGGGTCCTGTTGCAAGTGGGcagaggggctggctgggagcgGGGGTCCTGTAAGGCCGAGAACCCTGCACTGGGTGAGTTTAGCTAGGGGCCCCCTCGATTCACCAGCTCATGGAGGGCCCTGTAAGTGCCCTGCAGCAGGGTCGGGCCAAGATGCCCGACGGTGCCCTTGGCGCGAGTGCGGCTGTGGGCTCCCTTCGCTGGGCCAGGCCTTCCACATTACAGCAGAGTCTCGTCCGAGGGTCAGGTTCTTCCGCTCTGCCCCTGCCCGGGCCCTGTGCTAGCCCCTGGGGCTGTGCTGCTGCCCCACATCGCTCCCCCAGTGCACCAGCTCCATTACCATGGCTTCCCTGGGGAGGGAGTCTCACCCGCACGGCTCCGATAAACTCATTTCTGCCACTTCCTTCCTGTGAGGCGCTGCCAGCAGAGATGGCTGCTGTGCAGCACCCGGGGAGCAGGAGACAGAATggcacccccttccccctgcccagccgTGCCAGGGGCCCGTCGTGCTGAGCTGGAGCTGTCCTGTCCCCATGGAGTCGCTGGGCAGATGAAGCGTCATCGCCTCTGCTTCCACctgctaaactgcattaaaagcaGCTAAAAATAGCTCCCCAGTGTCACTTTCCCATGTTGCAACTGGTGTCATTGGCATGGGgattggcagggggaggggaggcaggggctgggccgtGGGGAATGCAGGGTGGGGGCTGTGTAGGGAACAGGACAGTGTGGGGAGACGGGTGCCCCAGGCAGCTCTCCAGGAAGCTTGGCTCATGCTTGCGGCTGTGCTGTAGACCAGAGATTCTTAACcgttttctttctgaggccccctcaacatgctataaaaactccacagcccacctatgCCACAGTAGCTGgttttctgcatacaaaagcTAGGGCTGGTATTAGGGGgtaacaagcagggcaattgcctgggtccccatgccacaggggcccgcATGAAGCTACATCTGTcagcttcggcttcagccctgggtggtggggcggCTCAGGGCCATGCGGTGGGGCTTCGGCTCTCTGCCCTGGGCCCAGCTAGTCTAACGCTGGCCATGCTTGGAGAACCCATGAAACCTGCTCGCGGCTCCCAGGGGCTCGGACtcctgcttgagaaccactgctgtagacccTCTTGAGTCACCCAGGGGCTGGGCCGTGAGCCCCTCAGGCAGCACCCCCATTCTGCAGGGCCCAGCTGGGTCTCATCTACCTGCAGCggtttcctcctttcctcacCTTGGGGCACTTCTTGCTTCTCTTGAGAACTCAGTGACCTGCCCTGGGAGAGCGAGGCTGGAGAGGGCATGCTGCAGCCAGGATTCTTCTGTGCTCCCCTGGGCTGGTGCTGAAGTGGGAGAGCCCAAACCTCACACCTGCCCCAGGACAGGGGCAGGATCTTTATCCCCA from Dermochelys coriacea isolate rDerCor1 chromosome 24, rDerCor1.pri.v4, whole genome shotgun sequence encodes the following:
- the LOC119848015 gene encoding proline-rich protein 2-like, giving the protein MGIKILPLSWGRCEVWALPLQHQPRGAQKNPGCSMPSPASLSQGRSLSSQEKQEVPQGPPLPASPSAHLQQDPRLRAPGLQAQIPHAHPIGLHARAHPARAQPLAQTILHPPVKAPNPPGSSPSTSAPAAPLARPEGGCPGNGAMAPVGPATPQPQPPGSPLPAASLTCSGLAGARRRRGGGSGSRRVPPPARGSNFVSNSASSPHSGRGRAHVTCAANSSHPLLPAVGGGAVRRRQGPPPARSAPPRPLEPPALGTGPALARPTPQPPARPRGVHGPFPPPPRRLPRPPVSRLPRLKPPSASPGSPAKPPRARGAERPPGSERPRAPLAPLALHRLLASPQQTGQRTGLGLSGAGETLPGARRDPLKRQPTSQAGGHCGPPPGRG